The following proteins come from a genomic window of Yinghuangia sp. ASG 101:
- a CDS encoding SCO6880 family protein translates to MESVRPKPRTYGNWRKPTSPGVLGLGLAPTVGLLAGLIVVIFSLLISLLLALLVVVVMCAALGPLMMRDRHGRSGMQWISARMAWTMAKARGQHLYRSGPIGRTPPGTCQLPGLAAKTRLYEAFDAYQRPFGLLHIRSVDDYTAVLQCDADGAALVDDDQIDTWVAYWGQWLSTLGSEPGLVAASITVETAPDTGERLRDEINANMRADAPELARKVLTKVMHDYPEGAARVTTRIALTFEGRAPAGKRRTAGEMATEIGTRLPALSSGLSMTGAGTAVPMRASQIAAAVRVAYDPTVAVLVDRARAEGGPGLRWSEAGPFAAQESWGHYRHDGAYSVTWAMSDAPRGEVFATVLQRLLSPHDDILRKRVTILYRAHDPGTAARIVERDIKDARFKANQAKKASARDSVALTAAEQTALEEATGAGLLRFGMLVTATVDHHDKLELAASAVDNLSASARLVLRRAYGAQASSFAAALPLGLVLPRHVRVPQVLRDSL, encoded by the coding sequence ATGGAGTCCGTGAGGCCGAAGCCGAGGACGTACGGGAACTGGCGCAAGCCCACTTCGCCCGGAGTACTCGGGCTCGGCCTGGCCCCCACCGTCGGGTTGCTCGCCGGGCTCATCGTCGTGATCTTCAGCCTGCTCATCTCGCTGCTTCTCGCGCTCCTGGTCGTCGTCGTCATGTGCGCCGCCCTGGGACCGCTGATGATGCGCGACCGGCACGGCCGCAGCGGCATGCAATGGATCTCCGCACGGATGGCGTGGACGATGGCTAAAGCGCGCGGGCAGCACCTGTACCGTTCGGGCCCGATCGGGCGTACCCCACCGGGGACATGCCAATTGCCGGGGCTTGCCGCGAAGACTCGGCTCTACGAGGCGTTCGACGCCTACCAGCGGCCCTTCGGTCTGCTGCACATCCGGTCGGTGGACGACTACACCGCGGTCCTCCAGTGCGACGCCGACGGGGCCGCACTGGTCGACGACGACCAGATCGACACATGGGTGGCGTACTGGGGCCAGTGGCTCAGCACCCTCGGCAGCGAACCCGGCCTCGTCGCCGCCTCGATCACGGTCGAGACGGCACCCGACACCGGGGAGCGGCTGCGCGACGAGATCAACGCCAACATGCGCGCCGACGCCCCCGAGCTGGCCCGCAAGGTGCTGACCAAGGTCATGCACGACTATCCCGAGGGAGCCGCGCGCGTCACGACCCGGATCGCGCTGACTTTCGAAGGACGCGCGCCGGCCGGGAAGCGGCGTACGGCGGGGGAGATGGCCACCGAGATCGGCACCCGGCTGCCGGCGCTGTCGTCCGGGCTCTCGATGACCGGCGCCGGAACGGCCGTGCCCATGCGCGCGTCCCAAATAGCCGCCGCCGTGCGGGTGGCCTATGACCCCACGGTCGCCGTCCTGGTGGACCGGGCGCGGGCCGAGGGCGGACCCGGGCTGCGGTGGAGCGAGGCGGGGCCGTTCGCGGCCCAGGAGTCGTGGGGCCACTACCGGCACGACGGCGCCTACTCCGTCACCTGGGCGATGTCGGACGCGCCGCGCGGCGAGGTCTTCGCGACGGTCCTGCAACGACTGCTCTCCCCGCATGACGACATCCTGCGCAAGCGCGTCACGATCCTCTACCGCGCGCACGACCCGGGGACGGCCGCGCGCATCGTCGAACGGGACATCAAGGACGCGCGGTTCAAGGCCAACCAGGCGAAGAAGGCCTCCGCACGCGATTCGGTGGCCCTGACGGCGGCCGAACAGACCGCCCTCGAAGAGGCGACCGGAGCCGGGTTGCTGCGGTTCGGCATGCTGGTCACCGCCACCGTGGACCACCACGACAAGCTCGAACTGGCGGCGTCCGCGGTGGACAATCTGTCGGCCTCCGCCCGGCTTGTCCTACGCCGCGCCTATGGCGCGCAGGCGTCCTCGTTCGCCGCCGCACTTCCGCTCGGCCTGGTCCTGCCGCGACATGTGCGGGTTCCGCAAGTGCTTCGGGATTCCCTGTGA
- a CDS encoding type IV secretory system conjugative DNA transfer family protein, which translates to MAGVPLGRSLIGGATLCCDPISWFQRAKLILNPSEFVLGKPGLGKSTVVRRQALGLAGYGVNPVVFGDLKPDYVDLIRALGGQVITLGRGRGFLNVLDPGEVTATAARLTGEDRRALLADAHGRRVNTVASLITVLRRVPPSDREETILNAALAVLDARHRGVPVLADLLKLIQEAPEELRAVALDRGELTKYREITEHLESSLIGLLGRGRLGEMFSQSTSEPMRHDMPVCFDVSSIDDADSQMQAAALLSCWSYGFGTIACAQALADAGLEPQRRYFVILDELWRVLRAGRGLVDRIDALTRLNRQRGVGMAMITHTMSDLLALPSEEDRMKAKGFVERAGMVVCGGLPAAEMPQLTQVVAMTEAEQHMIEDWSTPPSWDSESGEEAPPPGLGNFIIKVGGRPGIPVHVDLTEYEENINDTNRRWTR; encoded by the coding sequence ATGGCGGGGGTCCCTTTGGGACGGTCGCTGATCGGCGGCGCCACCTTGTGCTGCGACCCGATCAGCTGGTTCCAGCGCGCCAAACTCATCCTGAACCCCAGCGAGTTCGTCCTGGGGAAGCCGGGACTGGGCAAGTCCACCGTGGTGCGGCGCCAGGCGCTGGGCCTGGCGGGATACGGCGTGAACCCCGTCGTCTTCGGGGACCTCAAACCCGACTACGTCGATCTCATCCGGGCTCTGGGAGGGCAGGTCATCACGCTCGGACGGGGCCGGGGCTTCCTCAACGTCCTCGACCCGGGCGAGGTGACCGCCACGGCCGCCCGACTGACCGGTGAGGACCGTCGGGCGCTGCTCGCGGACGCGCACGGCCGCCGGGTCAACACCGTCGCCTCGCTGATCACGGTGCTGCGCCGGGTACCGCCGTCCGACCGCGAGGAGACCATACTCAACGCCGCGTTGGCCGTGCTGGACGCGCGGCACCGAGGCGTCCCGGTACTCGCCGACCTGCTGAAACTCATCCAGGAGGCTCCGGAGGAACTGCGGGCGGTGGCCCTGGACCGCGGTGAACTGACCAAGTACCGCGAGATCACCGAGCATTTGGAGTCGTCGCTGATCGGTCTGCTCGGACGCGGGCGGCTCGGCGAGATGTTCTCCCAGTCGACCTCGGAACCCATGCGCCACGACATGCCGGTGTGCTTCGACGTGAGCAGCATCGACGACGCGGACTCGCAGATGCAGGCCGCCGCGCTGCTCTCGTGCTGGAGCTACGGCTTCGGCACGATCGCCTGCGCCCAGGCTCTGGCGGACGCCGGACTTGAGCCGCAACGCCGGTACTTCGTGATCCTCGACGAGCTGTGGCGCGTGCTGCGCGCCGGTCGCGGCCTGGTCGACCGCATCGACGCGCTGACGCGGCTGAACCGCCAGCGCGGCGTGGGGATGGCGATGATCACGCACACGATGTCCGACCTGCTCGCCCTGCCTTCGGAAGAGGACCGGATGAAGGCCAAGGGATTCGTGGAACGCGCCGGGATGGTCGTCTGCGGCGGATTGCCGGCCGCGGAAATGCCGCAGCTCACCCAGGTTGTGGCGATGACGGAGGCGGAACAGCACATGATCGAGGACTGGTCGACCCCGCCGAGCTGGGACTCGGAATCGGGGGAGGAGGCGCCGCCGCCGGGGCTCGGCAATTTCATCATCAAGGTGGGCGGACGGCCCGGGATACCGGTGCACGTCGATCTCACCGAGTACGAGGAGAACATCAATGACACGAACAGGCGGTGGACCCGGTGA
- a CDS encoding type IV secretory system conjugative DNA transfer family protein translates to MSAVNRHRGPDIHVEALVIFSILIGLFTIGGLITAAAAIGAARTGAEAPPKFPPVTLLHLALGKYAWPGRPATLALTAMICGLVLLALLVMYARKGRPERIDRACRYLAAPVELQPMTTHGVLATARKLMVPESAPPGIYIGRTVREKADLWGSWEDMHVDIWGPRTGKTATRAIPNIVAAPGCVVVTSNKRDVVDHTRGVREQAGHVWIFDPQNQAGGKPVFWWDPLSYVGTSIVKAVKLAARFSTINRQSHQRSDAYFEPAAQDLFANLLLAASITGKPITQVYEWLTRPTDDTPVRILRDGGHRLPAKSVASVITAPDRQRAGVYGTAIQLASFLVADNINEWVTPGSDPTRPRFDVIGFLKSSDTLYLLSEETNKVAAPLVLALTTILAEEAENIARDSPGGRLPVPALFVLDEAANVCPWKALPDKYTHFGSRGVIVMLILQSWAQGVAVWGDTGMAKLWGSANVRVYGGGVSDVKFLDDLSKSSGVFEPRTGTMSVKWGDHRSFGVGSRSESVLDSSDLMAMPRGRAFVQLSGARPTLVRTVPWWEGPYASVIRASLARYEPRPTITLVKEPA, encoded by the coding sequence ATGAGCGCGGTCAACCGCCATCGGGGTCCGGATATCCACGTCGAGGCGTTGGTCATCTTCTCCATTCTGATCGGCCTGTTCACCATCGGCGGGCTGATCACGGCGGCGGCGGCGATCGGTGCGGCGCGCACCGGCGCCGAAGCCCCACCCAAGTTCCCCCCGGTCACCCTCCTGCACCTCGCCCTCGGCAAGTACGCCTGGCCGGGCCGACCGGCGACACTCGCGCTGACGGCGATGATCTGTGGGCTGGTGCTGCTCGCGTTGCTGGTGATGTACGCCAGGAAGGGTCGGCCCGAGCGCATCGATCGCGCGTGCCGCTACCTTGCCGCGCCCGTCGAACTCCAACCCATGACGACGCACGGGGTGTTGGCGACGGCGCGCAAGCTGATGGTTCCGGAATCCGCCCCTCCCGGGATCTACATAGGCCGGACCGTCCGGGAAAAGGCGGACCTCTGGGGTTCCTGGGAGGACATGCACGTCGACATCTGGGGTCCCCGTACCGGAAAGACCGCCACCCGCGCGATTCCCAACATCGTGGCCGCGCCCGGGTGCGTCGTCGTCACGTCCAACAAGCGCGATGTCGTGGACCACACCCGGGGCGTCCGTGAACAGGCCGGACACGTATGGATATTCGATCCGCAGAATCAGGCCGGCGGCAAACCGGTGTTCTGGTGGGATCCACTCAGCTACGTGGGCACCAGCATCGTCAAGGCCGTCAAGCTCGCCGCTCGGTTCAGCACGATCAACCGGCAGTCGCACCAGCGCAGCGACGCGTACTTCGAGCCGGCCGCCCAGGACTTGTTCGCCAACCTGCTGCTGGCCGCCTCGATCACCGGAAAACCGATCACGCAGGTGTACGAGTGGCTGACCCGCCCCACCGACGACACCCCGGTACGCATTCTCCGGGACGGCGGGCACCGGCTGCCCGCGAAGTCGGTCGCGTCGGTGATCACGGCTCCCGACCGGCAGCGGGCGGGCGTCTATGGAACGGCCATTCAGCTGGCGTCCTTCCTGGTCGCCGACAACATCAACGAATGGGTCACCCCGGGAAGCGATCCGACACGGCCGCGATTCGACGTCATCGGGTTCCTGAAGAGTTCGGACACGCTCTACCTGCTCTCCGAGGAGACCAACAAAGTCGCCGCGCCGTTGGTGCTGGCGCTCACCACGATCCTGGCCGAGGAGGCCGAGAACATCGCCCGCGATTCGCCCGGCGGGCGTCTGCCCGTCCCGGCGCTGTTCGTTCTCGACGAGGCGGCCAACGTCTGCCCCTGGAAGGCGCTTCCCGACAAGTACACCCACTTCGGATCGCGCGGTGTGATCGTCATGCTGATCCTCCAGTCCTGGGCCCAAGGTGTGGCCGTCTGGGGCGATACGGGTATGGCCAAGCTGTGGGGGTCGGCGAACGTTCGCGTCTACGGAGGCGGGGTGTCCGATGTGAAATTCCTCGACGACCTGTCCAAATCGAGCGGCGTCTTCGAACCACGCACCGGCACCATGAGTGTGAAGTGGGGCGACCACCGGTCCTTCGGTGTCGGGTCACGGTCCGAATCCGTGCTGGACTCCTCGGACTTGATGGCCATGCCGCGCGGGCGTGCCTTCGTTCAACTGAGCGGCGCGCGTCCGACGCTGGTCCGCACGGTGCCGTGGTGGGAGGGGCCGTACGCGTCCGTCATCCGCGCGTCGTTGGCCCGCTACGAGCCGCGCCCCACGATCACCCTGGTCAAGGAGCCCGCATGA
- a CDS encoding DUF4913 domain-containing protein encodes MTRPVHEDPWGQGIYAAQPTPRASAATPPAAPAPPVLPAGQRDGTVSATRLFDSVEQFVHEYLARIICRRLGQGTAMWCPEWWRHDEAVIRFDCLWRAFEFFVTDTETGVSTWWLHHADPHLRALLDPDYGPFALCDPEDGHATYPIGPLPVREAPAETWDNPLLRVTSRRHAWE; translated from the coding sequence ATGACCCGCCCCGTGCACGAAGACCCGTGGGGCCAGGGGATCTACGCCGCGCAGCCGACGCCGCGGGCGTCGGCCGCGACCCCGCCCGCGGCGCCCGCACCTCCGGTACTCCCGGCAGGGCAACGCGACGGAACCGTGTCGGCGACCCGACTGTTCGATTCCGTCGAGCAGTTCGTGCACGAGTACCTGGCACGGATCATCTGCCGTCGACTCGGCCAGGGCACGGCGATGTGGTGCCCGGAGTGGTGGCGGCACGACGAGGCGGTGATTCGCTTCGACTGCCTGTGGCGGGCGTTCGAGTTCTTCGTCACCGATACGGAGACCGGCGTCTCCACATGGTGGCTCCATCACGCCGACCCGCACTTGCGCGCGCTGCTCGATCCCGACTACGGGCCGTTCGCGCTGTGTGATCCCGAGGACGGCCATGCCACGTATCCGATCGGGCCGTTGCCGGTCCGGGAAGCCCCCGCGGAGACGTGGGACAACCCGCTTCTCCGCGTCACGTCGCGCCGACACGCGTGGGAGTGA